One stretch of Jiangella gansuensis DSM 44835 DNA includes these proteins:
- a CDS encoding Gfo/Idh/MocA family protein, producing MTSERAIGWGIVATGSIAHSVTGDLRLLENSRLAAVSSRLHFRAEEFARQYGVERAYDDVRALVEDPAVDVVYVATPHAQHPPVVELALEAGKAVLCEKAFSTSLAETTRLVELARDRGVFCMEAMWTRFNPLIVQLRQLVADGVIGDVRSVSADLGFVAPHDRSHRLWDPAQGGGVLLDVGIYPVAFAQMLLGAPQDVTVSGSLNEQGIDAEAGMLLRWTGGARAHLEASLVSPVPGSALVLGTTGRLEVPPRFHHPSLLRHVNTPGRGVEEVREIELEAEGRGYVPMLRAVAQAVREGRTECPEMPLSDTVEIAAILDEALGLLGVEYPEPAPLGALGAAQRSR from the coding sequence GTGACTTCCGAACGCGCCATCGGGTGGGGCATCGTCGCCACCGGATCCATCGCCCACTCCGTCACCGGTGACCTGCGCCTGCTGGAGAACAGCCGGCTCGCGGCCGTCAGCTCCCGGCTGCACTTCCGGGCCGAGGAGTTCGCCCGCCAGTACGGTGTCGAGCGCGCCTACGACGACGTCCGCGCCCTGGTCGAAGACCCGGCCGTCGACGTCGTCTACGTCGCCACGCCACACGCCCAGCACCCACCGGTGGTCGAACTCGCCCTCGAAGCAGGCAAGGCCGTGCTGTGTGAGAAGGCGTTCAGTACGTCCCTGGCCGAGACCACCCGCCTGGTGGAGTTGGCCCGCGACCGGGGGGTGTTCTGCATGGAGGCCATGTGGACGCGGTTCAATCCGCTCATCGTCCAGCTGCGGCAGCTGGTCGCCGACGGCGTCATCGGCGACGTCCGGTCCGTCTCCGCCGACCTCGGGTTCGTCGCGCCGCACGACCGGTCGCATCGGCTGTGGGACCCGGCACAGGGCGGCGGCGTGCTGCTCGACGTCGGCATCTACCCGGTGGCGTTCGCGCAGATGCTGCTGGGCGCGCCGCAGGATGTCACGGTGAGCGGTTCGCTGAACGAGCAGGGCATCGACGCCGAGGCGGGCATGCTGCTGCGCTGGACCGGCGGTGCGCGGGCGCACCTGGAGGCATCCCTCGTGTCACCGGTACCCGGCTCGGCGCTGGTCCTGGGCACGACCGGCCGGCTGGAGGTGCCGCCGCGGTTCCACCACCCGTCGCTCCTGCGGCACGTGAACACGCCCGGCCGCGGGGTCGAGGAGGTCCGGGAGATCGAACTGGAGGCCGAGGGCCGCGGTTACGTCCCGATGCTGCGCGCCGTGGCCCAGGCCGTCCGCGAGGGCCGCACCGAGTGTCCGGAGATGCCGTTGTCCGACACCGTCGAGATCGCCGCCATCCTCGACGAGGCGCTGGGCCTGCTGGGCGTGGAGTACCCGGAACCGGCACCCCTTGGCGCGCTGGGCGCCGCTCAGCGATCCAGGTAG
- a CDS encoding nucleotidyltransferase domain-containing protein translates to MTELDDRVATTIAALRARGASFALVHGSRARGDHRPESDLDVAAWWPANPPQQFEILLPPRVDLLVLNHAPLELAGRAAMEGIVLFDDDPPARVRWTATTRKIYADELPRLTRAHREFAERVRRGR, encoded by the coding sequence ATGACCGAGCTCGACGACCGTGTCGCCACGACGATCGCGGCGCTACGCGCCCGTGGTGCGAGCTTCGCCCTGGTCCACGGCAGTCGAGCGCGCGGCGACCACCGGCCCGAGTCCGATCTCGACGTCGCCGCCTGGTGGCCTGCGAACCCCCCTCAGCAGTTCGAGATCCTGTTGCCACCGCGGGTCGATCTTCTCGTCCTCAACCACGCCCCACTGGAGCTGGCCGGACGGGCCGCAATGGAGGGCATCGTCCTCTTCGACGACGACCCGCCGGCGCGCGTGCGCTGGACCGCCACCACGCGCAAGATCTATGCCGATGAACTGCCCCGACTGACCCGGGCGCACCGCGAGTTCGCCGAAAGGGTGCGCCGTGGTCGATGA
- a CDS encoding TetR family transcriptional regulator: MAVPSRQRLSAADWTVAAFEALADGGLAAVAVEPIAVRLGATKGSFYWHFTGRDALITAALELWERVDTEEVIAEIDVLPAGLPRLRALIVGAVESRNDQGARAELALQPTARHPLVAPVLARVTRRRLGYLAEQFAELGFSPDEAARRAQLAYTSYLGLAQLAHATPGEADLSPAFLDTMLEVLANPTQPA, encoded by the coding sequence ATGGCTGTGCCGTCGAGACAACGTCTTTCCGCCGCCGACTGGACGGTCGCGGCGTTCGAGGCGCTGGCCGACGGCGGACTCGCCGCCGTCGCCGTCGAGCCGATCGCGGTCCGTCTCGGCGCGACAAAGGGCAGCTTCTACTGGCATTTCACCGGCCGGGACGCGCTGATCACGGCGGCGCTGGAGCTGTGGGAGCGCGTCGACACCGAAGAGGTCATCGCCGAGATCGACGTCCTGCCCGCGGGCCTGCCCCGCCTGCGCGCCCTGATCGTCGGGGCGGTGGAGAGCCGCAACGACCAGGGTGCGCGCGCGGAGTTGGCGCTGCAGCCGACCGCCCGCCATCCGCTCGTCGCCCCGGTGCTGGCCCGGGTCACCCGCCGACGCCTCGGCTACCTCGCCGAACAGTTCGCCGAGCTGGGGTTCTCACCGGACGAGGCGGCGCGCCGGGCCCAGCTCGCCTACACCAGCTATCTCGGGCTTGCACAGCTCGCGCACGCGACACCCGGTGAGGCAGATCTCTCGCCCGCCTTCCTGGACACGATGCTCGAGGTGCTCGCCAATCCCACCCAGCCGGCGTGA
- the arc gene encoding proteasome ATPase, translated as MASYDDGFDHGRRGSGREPSDMAGEVAFLEARLASVNAQNERLAATLREARDQIVALKEEIDRLAQPPSGFGTFLVRHDDGTVDVFTGGRKLRVAVSPEVDLDELRPGQEVMLNEALNVVRALEYERIGEVVMLKELLADGDRALVIGHTDEERVVRIASPLQDSGLRVGDSLLLEPRAGFVYERIPKSEVEELILEEVPDIDYTDIGGLTRQIDQIRDAVELPFLHAELFREHELRPPKGVLLYGPPGCGKTLIAKAVANSLAKQIAKLKGMSEHKSYFLNIKGPELLNKYVGETERHIRLVFQRAREKASEGTPVIVFFDEMDSLFRTRGSGVSSDVENTIVPQLLSEIDGVESLENVIVIGASNREDMIDPAILRPGRLDVKIKIERPDAEAARDIFSKYLTTTLPLHPDDLAEHGGDSAATTAAMIQRAVEKMYSETEENRFLEVTYANGDKEVLYFRDFNSGAMIQNIVDRAKKMAIKDLLDTGSKGLRVQHLLTACFDEFKENEDLPNTTNPDDWARISGKKGERIVYIRTLISGKQGSEAGRSIDTVANTGQYL; from the coding sequence ATGGCTTCGTACGACGATGGCTTCGACCACGGCCGTCGGGGCTCCGGGCGGGAGCCGTCCGACATGGCTGGGGAGGTGGCGTTCCTCGAGGCCCGCCTGGCATCGGTGAACGCCCAGAACGAGCGGCTGGCGGCCACTCTCCGCGAGGCGCGCGACCAGATCGTCGCGCTGAAGGAGGAGATCGACCGGCTGGCGCAGCCGCCGTCCGGGTTCGGCACCTTCCTGGTGCGACACGACGACGGCACCGTCGACGTGTTCACCGGCGGCCGCAAGCTGCGCGTGGCCGTCAGCCCCGAGGTCGACCTCGACGAGCTGCGGCCCGGTCAGGAGGTCATGCTCAACGAGGCTCTCAACGTCGTGCGCGCCCTCGAGTACGAACGCATCGGCGAGGTCGTCATGCTCAAGGAGCTGCTGGCCGACGGCGATCGCGCCCTGGTCATCGGGCACACCGACGAGGAGCGGGTGGTGCGCATCGCCTCCCCGCTTCAGGACTCCGGCTTGCGCGTCGGTGACTCGCTGCTGCTGGAGCCGCGCGCCGGTTTCGTCTACGAGCGCATCCCGAAGTCCGAGGTCGAGGAGCTCATCCTCGAAGAGGTCCCGGACATCGACTACACTGACATCGGCGGCCTGACGCGGCAGATCGACCAGATCCGCGACGCGGTCGAGCTTCCGTTCCTGCACGCGGAGCTGTTCCGCGAGCACGAACTGCGCCCGCCGAAGGGCGTCCTGCTCTACGGCCCGCCCGGATGCGGCAAGACGCTGATCGCCAAGGCGGTCGCGAACTCCCTGGCCAAGCAGATCGCGAAGCTCAAGGGGATGTCCGAGCACAAGTCGTACTTCCTCAACATCAAGGGCCCGGAGCTGCTCAACAAGTACGTCGGCGAGACCGAACGGCACATCCGGCTGGTCTTCCAGCGGGCTCGTGAGAAGGCCAGCGAGGGCACGCCGGTCATCGTGTTCTTCGACGAGATGGACTCGCTGTTCCGCACCCGCGGGTCCGGCGTGTCGTCCGACGTCGAGAACACCATCGTCCCGCAGTTGCTGAGCGAGATCGACGGCGTCGAGAGCCTCGAGAACGTCATCGTCATCGGCGCGTCCAACCGCGAGGACATGATCGACCCGGCCATCCTGCGGCCCGGTCGCCTGGACGTGAAGATCAAGATCGAGCGACCGGACGCCGAGGCTGCTCGCGACATCTTCAGCAAGTACCTCACGACCACCCTGCCGCTGCACCCCGACGACCTCGCCGAGCACGGCGGCGACTCGGCGGCGACGACGGCGGCCATGATCCAGCGGGCGGTCGAGAAGATGTACTCCGAGACCGAGGAGAACCGGTTCCTCGAGGTCACCTACGCCAACGGTGACAAAGAGGTCCTGTACTTCCGCGACTTCAACTCCGGCGCGATGATCCAGAACATCGTCGACCGGGCGAAGAAGATGGCGATCAAGGACCTCCTCGACACCGGCTCGAAGGGCCTGCGGGTGCAGCACCTGCTCACCGCGTGCTTCGACGAGTTCAAGGAGAACGAGGACCTGCCCAACACCACCAACCCCGACGACTGGGCGCGCATCTCCGGCAAGAAGGGCGAGCGGATCGTCTACATCCGCACGCTCATCTCCGGCAAGCAGGGCAGCGAGGCCGGCCGGTCCATCGACACCGTGGCCAACACCGGCCAGTACCTGTAA
- a CDS encoding DUF2867 domain-containing protein has protein sequence MRIRNVHERVVDAGAEDIAPLLATMGQPDDVLYPPLWEPMRLDGPLAVGASGTHGTISAYEPGRLVEFTFPDGLGITGTHTFTVTTLGPGRSAVRHEVDADAGPAAWLAWKTLIEPSHDAVLEQVLDRLQAAVDAPPARPTALSAYARLLRWFERPRARAVEQPQAGLIVGALPRVDDSDVFVIERRRETPADPDLWAQAIFTDLPPWGGALMGIRERLVGLVGIDRGSPDTFAVIERGEDEVLLGADAGHLDFRTAVRCEPTRIVLSGAVQLHDRRGRAYYALIRHLHPLIVRAMFNRAAYRLARKGVPAPAVHVAA, from the coding sequence ATGAGAATCCGCAACGTCCACGAGAGAGTCGTCGACGCCGGCGCGGAGGACATCGCGCCGCTGTTGGCCACGATGGGCCAGCCCGACGACGTGCTCTACCCCCCGCTGTGGGAGCCGATGCGGCTCGATGGGCCGCTCGCGGTCGGTGCGAGCGGCACCCACGGCACGATCAGCGCCTACGAGCCCGGTCGGCTGGTCGAGTTCACGTTCCCTGACGGGCTCGGCATCACCGGCACGCACACCTTCACCGTGACAACGCTCGGTCCGGGGCGCTCGGCTGTCCGGCACGAGGTCGATGCGGACGCCGGGCCGGCGGCGTGGCTCGCCTGGAAGACCCTGATCGAGCCGTCCCACGACGCCGTCCTCGAGCAGGTGCTGGACCGCCTGCAGGCCGCCGTGGATGCGCCGCCCGCGCGCCCGACCGCCTTGTCCGCTTACGCACGACTGCTGCGCTGGTTCGAGCGGCCGAGAGCCCGCGCAGTCGAGCAGCCGCAGGCCGGCCTGATCGTCGGCGCACTGCCGCGAGTCGACGACTCCGACGTGTTCGTGATCGAGCGCCGCCGCGAGACTCCGGCCGACCCGGACCTCTGGGCGCAGGCGATCTTCACCGACCTGCCGCCGTGGGGCGGCGCGCTGATGGGGATACGCGAGCGCCTCGTCGGACTCGTCGGAATCGACCGGGGGAGTCCGGACACCTTCGCCGTCATCGAGCGGGGCGAGGACGAGGTGCTGCTCGGGGCCGACGCCGGTCATCTGGACTTCCGCACCGCGGTGCGGTGCGAGCCGACACGGATCGTACTGAGCGGTGCCGTGCAGCTGCACGATCGACGCGGACGGGCCTACTATGCGCTGATCCGCCACCTCCACCCGTTGATCGTGCGCGCGATGTTCAACCGAGCCGCCTACCGGCTGGCACGCAAGGGCGTCCCAGCACCTGCCGTCCACGTGGCCGCGTAG
- a CDS encoding tRNA (adenine-N1)-methyltransferase: MSATESSRRTGPFRVGDQVQLTDPKGRHHTITLADGKEFHTHKGSFRHDALIGEPEGSVVVSTGGTAYLALRPLLADYVLSMPRGAAVVYPKDAGQIVAMADVFPGARVVEAGVGSGALTMSLLRAIGPDGTLHSYERRAEFAKIAAANVERFFGGEHPAWRLTVGDLVESLDDTEVDRMILDMLAPWECVDAAARVLVPGGVLCCYVATTTQLSKTVETIRESQRFTEPASWETMLRTWHVEGLAVRPDHRMIGHTGFLVSARRMAPGVTPPARRRRPAPGNTEPAE, from the coding sequence ATGTCCGCGACCGAATCGTCCCGCCGCACCGGCCCGTTCCGGGTCGGCGACCAGGTGCAACTGACCGACCCCAAAGGCCGCCACCACACCATCACGCTGGCCGACGGCAAGGAGTTCCACACCCACAAGGGCTCTTTCCGTCACGACGCGCTGATCGGTGAGCCGGAGGGTTCTGTCGTGGTGTCCACCGGCGGGACGGCGTACCTGGCGCTGCGGCCCTTGCTGGCGGACTACGTGCTGTCCATGCCGCGTGGCGCGGCGGTGGTCTATCCGAAGGACGCCGGGCAGATCGTGGCCATGGCCGACGTCTTCCCGGGCGCCCGGGTGGTCGAGGCCGGCGTCGGGTCCGGCGCGTTGACCATGTCGCTGCTGCGGGCCATCGGCCCGGACGGCACCCTGCACTCCTACGAGCGGCGCGCCGAGTTCGCGAAGATCGCCGCCGCGAACGTCGAACGGTTCTTCGGCGGTGAGCACCCGGCCTGGCGGCTCACCGTCGGCGACCTCGTCGAGAGCCTCGACGACACCGAGGTCGACCGGATGATCCTCGACATGCTGGCCCCGTGGGAGTGTGTCGACGCGGCCGCGCGCGTGCTGGTGCCCGGCGGGGTGCTGTGCTGCTACGTCGCCACCACCACTCAGCTGTCCAAGACGGTCGAGACGATCCGGGAGAGCCAGCGGTTCACCGAGCCGGCCTCGTGGGAGACCATGCTTCGCACCTGGCACGTCGAGGGCCTGGCCGTGCGGCCGGACCACCGCATGATCGGGCACACCGGCTTCCTCGTGTCGGCGCGCCGGATGGCGCCCGGCGTCACCCCGCCGGCGCGTCGCAGGCGCCCCGCGCCGGGCAACACGGAACCCGCCGAGTAG
- the dop gene encoding depupylase/deamidase Dop produces MSARRIMGIETEYGISVPSNPAANSMLASSQVVNGYAAQRAHARRARWDFEEENPLRDARGFELSRGGADASQLTDEEIGLANLILTNGARLYVDHAHPEYSSPEVTSPRDAVVWDKAGESIMGVAASWAGRLPGAQPIQLYKNNIDNKGASYGCHENYLMNRATPFADIVRHLIPFFVSRQVVCGAGRVGIGQDGSTDGFQISQRADYFEVEVGLETTLKRPIINTRDEPHADPERYRRLHVIIGDANLSEISTYLKLGTTALVLAMIEEGFLAGDLTVSRPVGALHDVSHDPSLRHLVELADGRRITAVQLQTEYAEQARKFVEDRYGADVDPVTADVLGRWEATLTALATDPMSLSDQLDWVAKLALLESYRDRDGMDWSHPKLHLIDLQYADIRPERGLYRRLVAKGRMRRLVTDQDIDDAVHQPPEDTRAYFRGRCLDKYADSIAAASWDSVIFDLPGREALQRVPTLDPSRGTRAHVGDLLDACDTAVELVSALTKR; encoded by the coding sequence ATGAGTGCCCGGCGCATCATGGGAATCGAGACCGAGTACGGCATCTCGGTGCCGAGCAACCCCGCGGCCAACTCCATGTTGGCGTCCTCGCAGGTGGTGAACGGCTACGCCGCTCAGCGTGCGCACGCCCGGCGGGCCCGCTGGGACTTCGAGGAGGAAAACCCGCTGCGCGACGCCCGGGGCTTCGAACTCTCCCGGGGTGGCGCCGACGCCAGCCAGCTCACCGACGAGGAGATCGGGCTGGCCAACCTCATCCTCACCAACGGTGCACGGCTCTACGTCGACCACGCGCACCCGGAATACTCCTCTCCCGAGGTCACCTCGCCGCGCGACGCCGTCGTGTGGGACAAGGCCGGCGAGTCCATCATGGGGGTGGCGGCCAGCTGGGCCGGCCGGCTTCCCGGTGCGCAGCCCATCCAGCTGTACAAGAACAACATCGACAACAAGGGCGCCTCGTACGGCTGCCACGAGAACTACCTGATGAACCGCGCGACGCCGTTCGCCGACATCGTGCGCCACCTCATCCCGTTCTTCGTGTCGCGTCAGGTGGTCTGCGGCGCCGGCCGGGTCGGCATCGGCCAGGACGGCAGCACCGACGGCTTCCAGATCTCGCAGCGCGCCGACTACTTCGAGGTCGAGGTGGGGCTGGAGACCACGCTGAAGCGCCCCATCATCAACACGCGCGACGAACCGCACGCCGACCCCGAGCGGTACCGGCGGCTGCACGTCATCATCGGCGACGCCAACCTGTCCGAGATCTCCACGTACCTGAAGCTCGGCACCACGGCCCTGGTGCTCGCCATGATCGAGGAGGGCTTCCTCGCCGGCGACCTCACGGTGTCCCGGCCCGTCGGCGCGCTGCACGACGTCTCCCACGACCCGTCCCTGCGGCACCTGGTCGAGCTGGCCGACGGCCGCCGCATCACCGCCGTCCAGCTGCAGACCGAGTACGCCGAACAGGCCCGCAAGTTCGTCGAGGACCGCTACGGCGCCGACGTCGACCCCGTCACCGCCGACGTCCTCGGGCGCTGGGAGGCCACGCTCACCGCTCTGGCCACCGACCCGATGTCGCTGTCGGACCAGCTCGACTGGGTGGCCAAGCTGGCATTGCTGGAGTCCTACCGCGACCGCGACGGCATGGACTGGTCGCACCCGAAGCTGCACCTGATCGACCTGCAGTACGCCGACATCCGGCCCGAGCGGGGGCTGTACCGGCGGCTGGTCGCCAAGGGCCGGATGCGCCGGCTCGTCACCGACCAGGACATCGACGACGCCGTGCACCAGCCGCCCGAGGACACCCGCGCGTACTTCCGCGGCCGCTGCCTGGACAAGTACGCCGACTCGATTGCGGCGGCGTCCTGGGACTCCGTGATCTTCGACCTGCCCGGCCGCGAGGCGCTGCAGCGGGTGCCCACCCTGGACCCCTCCCGCGGCACGCGCGCACACGTCGGTGACCTGCTCGACGCCTGTGACACCGCTGTCGAGCTGGTGAGCGCGCTGACCAAGCGCTGA